A genomic segment from Polyangium mundeleinium encodes:
- a CDS encoding DUF4350 domain-containing protein, translating into MIKFVVLLSILGANPVYNADDRVREVLTDARYRFCHEDAYPLGDDERAFCPLLGETSEACPSLPAACRKPSAPIEKGGPPPGISPSCKAGSRCLAGRSSGRDDRAAVRRFDGSSGSASGDGAPGDGNGKGGPGGDGDSAGAGTPGQDKPGGEQGQNGSGEASGSGKPGGGPGQHPGAGEGKGQADPKPAEPPPPPPEAPEPTVVAASGFARVLFFVLLGGFVAFVAWMVLKNVLADRDAPEDEPLPEDLPANAPGPRREGPRGPVETDVARLLARARAAAQRGAFGPAIDDVYAALLRRLDGDGIIEIHASRTNGDYVRALRRERPEIAADMRTIVTEVESVQFGSRAPSAEAFARIHDRVVPLVSRALGILAVILGLSATVSCGRVAALDESDGVFRGDTSPSGTHGVGAMLAAYGIDFRHRRGALDKLPDADDTTLIVLPDLDISAADFRRLQSWVESGGDLVVAGMPDLPAWAGASLDLDNVSEGDIVVSPGYRSDLGELVLAVPRGPSLTLTDAEPMLARSNGVYASFKQVGDGRVIVLADDKLLMNVALTVEENAAFLISLFRPLHREVELCDAWTSLGADTPLETLGRAHLLPILLQLVLLLGLFFLWQGRAFGVLRDPPANRRRAFADHVRALGLAYARAGASRHALGLYATWAVERLRERVPREGRQGLSGLAEAIGVRVGKPTGEVMRVLVEATEAQKEAAPPSLRAGELPGRARGKDRAQAASDFAVMRALDHFLARTSRERSRKKTRKA; encoded by the coding sequence GTGATCAAGTTCGTCGTGCTCCTCTCGATCCTCGGCGCGAACCCGGTGTACAACGCCGACGATCGGGTCCGCGAGGTCCTCACCGATGCGCGGTATCGGTTCTGTCACGAGGACGCGTATCCCCTCGGCGACGACGAGCGCGCCTTTTGTCCCCTCCTCGGCGAGACCAGCGAGGCTTGTCCTTCGCTCCCCGCCGCCTGCCGCAAGCCGTCCGCGCCGATCGAAAAGGGCGGCCCGCCGCCCGGCATCTCCCCGAGCTGCAAAGCGGGCTCCCGCTGTTTGGCCGGACGATCCTCCGGCCGTGATGATCGCGCGGCCGTCCGCCGATTCGACGGCTCGTCCGGCAGCGCCTCGGGGGACGGGGCGCCGGGCGACGGGAATGGCAAGGGCGGCCCCGGCGGCGACGGAGACAGCGCCGGCGCGGGCACGCCCGGGCAGGACAAGCCCGGCGGCGAGCAGGGCCAGAATGGCAGCGGAGAGGCGTCCGGTTCGGGCAAACCCGGCGGCGGGCCCGGCCAGCACCCCGGGGCGGGGGAGGGGAAGGGGCAAGCCGACCCAAAACCCGCGGAGCCGCCGCCGCCACCCCCCGAGGCTCCGGAGCCGACCGTCGTCGCCGCGAGTGGCTTCGCGCGGGTCCTCTTTTTCGTCCTGCTCGGCGGGTTCGTTGCTTTCGTCGCGTGGATGGTCCTGAAAAACGTCCTCGCCGACCGCGACGCGCCCGAGGACGAGCCCCTCCCCGAGGATCTGCCCGCGAATGCCCCGGGGCCACGGCGAGAGGGGCCTCGCGGCCCTGTCGAGACCGACGTCGCGCGCCTGCTCGCCCGCGCCCGCGCGGCTGCCCAGCGCGGCGCGTTCGGGCCCGCCATCGACGACGTGTATGCCGCGCTCCTCCGGCGCCTCGACGGCGACGGCATCATCGAGATCCACGCCTCTCGCACGAACGGCGATTACGTGCGCGCCCTCCGCCGCGAGCGGCCCGAGATCGCCGCCGACATGCGCACCATCGTCACGGAGGTGGAGAGCGTTCAGTTCGGATCCCGCGCGCCCTCGGCCGAGGCCTTCGCCCGCATTCACGACCGCGTCGTCCCGCTCGTCTCGCGGGCCCTCGGCATCCTCGCCGTGATCCTGGGCCTCTCCGCGACCGTCTCTTGTGGCCGCGTCGCCGCATTGGACGAATCCGACGGCGTCTTCCGCGGCGACACCTCGCCCTCGGGCACGCACGGCGTCGGCGCCATGCTCGCGGCGTATGGCATCGATTTCCGCCATCGCCGTGGGGCCCTCGACAAACTGCCCGACGCGGACGACACGACCCTCATCGTCCTGCCGGACCTCGACATCTCGGCCGCTGATTTTCGCCGCTTGCAAAGCTGGGTCGAGTCCGGCGGTGATCTCGTCGTCGCCGGCATGCCGGATCTCCCCGCCTGGGCCGGCGCGTCCCTCGACCTCGACAATGTCAGCGAGGGCGACATCGTCGTCTCTCCGGGGTATCGCTCCGATCTCGGCGAGCTCGTCCTCGCCGTGCCCCGCGGCCCCTCGCTCACCCTCACGGACGCGGAACCCATGCTGGCCCGCTCGAATGGCGTGTATGCGTCCTTCAAGCAGGTCGGGGACGGGCGCGTCATCGTCCTCGCCGACGACAAACTCCTCATGAACGTCGCTTTGACGGTCGAGGAGAACGCGGCCTTCCTGATCTCCCTCTTCCGCCCGCTCCATCGCGAGGTCGAGCTCTGCGACGCCTGGACCTCCCTCGGCGCCGACACGCCCCTCGAGACCCTCGGCCGCGCGCACCTCCTGCCCATTCTCCTCCAGCTCGTCTTGCTCCTCGGCCTCTTTTTCCTCTGGCAAGGCCGCGCCTTTGGCGTCTTGCGCGATCCGCCTGCGAATCGCCGCCGCGCCTTCGCCGACCACGTCCGCGCCCTCGGCCTCGCGTATGCCCGCGCCGGCGCCTCGCGCCACGCCCTCGGCCTGTATGCCACGTGGGCCGTCGAGCGCCTGCGCGAGCGTGTCCCGCGCGAGGGCCGCCAGGGGCTCTCCGGGCTCGCCGAGGCCATTGGTGTGCGCGTCGGCAAACCCACGGGCGAGGTCATGCGTGTCCTCGTCGAGGCCACCGAGGCGCAAAAAGAGGCGGCGCCTCCGTCCCTCCGCGCCGGCGAGCTCCCCGGCCGCGCGCGGGGCAAGGACCGGGCGCAGGCCGCGTCCGATTTCGCCGTCATGCGCGCCCTCGACCATTTCCTCGCGCGGACCTCCCGCGAGCGCTCCCGCAAGAAGACCCGAAAAGCATGA
- a CDS encoding AAA family ATPase — protein MNLSLFRETFDRIRREAGKVLLGQDEIIETTLLAILAGGHVLIEGVPGLGKTLLVRTLAQVFGASFRRIQFTPDLMPSDVTGGNVFDQKEDRFVFHQGPVFTQLLLADEINRAPAKTQSALLEAMQDLAVTTDGVTRPLPEPFLVIATQNPVESQGTYPLPEAQLDRFLVKLHVRYPGAAVEKQILRQHVEGFSAAKLDRAGLDRIASAEEILEMRAALGSVRVDDGILEYITDIVARTRAHRAVYLGSSPRGSIGLLGSARARAASEGRDFVTPDDVKALAPAVLRHRLILHPDAEIEGTSADDCVEDILREAKVPRTAA, from the coding sequence ATGAACCTGTCCCTTTTCCGCGAAACCTTCGACCGCATCCGCCGCGAGGCGGGCAAGGTCCTCCTCGGCCAGGACGAGATCATCGAGACCACGCTGCTCGCGATCCTGGCCGGCGGCCACGTCCTCATCGAGGGCGTCCCCGGCCTTGGAAAAACCCTGCTCGTCCGCACCCTCGCCCAGGTCTTCGGCGCGAGCTTCCGCCGCATTCAATTCACCCCCGACCTCATGCCGAGCGACGTCACCGGCGGCAACGTCTTCGACCAGAAAGAAGACCGCTTCGTCTTCCACCAGGGGCCGGTCTTCACGCAGCTCCTGCTCGCCGACGAGATCAACCGCGCCCCGGCGAAGACACAATCGGCGCTCCTCGAAGCCATGCAGGACCTCGCCGTCACCACGGACGGCGTCACGCGCCCCCTGCCCGAGCCTTTCCTCGTCATCGCCACGCAAAACCCCGTCGAATCCCAGGGCACCTATCCCTTGCCCGAGGCCCAGCTCGACCGGTTCCTCGTCAAATTGCACGTCCGTTACCCCGGGGCCGCCGTCGAAAAGCAGATCCTTCGCCAGCACGTCGAGGGATTCTCCGCGGCGAAGCTCGACCGCGCCGGCCTCGATCGGATTGCCTCCGCCGAGGAGATCCTCGAGATGCGCGCGGCCCTCGGCAGCGTGCGCGTCGACGACGGCATCCTCGAATACATCACCGACATCGTCGCCCGCACCCGCGCCCACCGCGCCGTCTACCTCGGCTCTTCCCCGCGTGGGTCGATTGGCCTGCTCGGATCGGCGCGCGCCCGGGCCGCCAGCGAGGGCCGCGATTTCGTCACCCCCGACGACGTCAAGGCGCTCGCCCCGGCCGTGCTGCGCCACCGCTTGATCCTCCACCCCGACGCCGAAATCGAAGGCACGAGCGCCGACGATTGCGTCGAAGACATTTTGCGCGAGGCGAAGGTCCCGCGCACGGCGGCCTGA
- a CDS encoding DUF58 domain-containing protein: MVPSRALVLLFAGPLVLSFFTLLDRGLIVPMILTDAAILVLALLDALLARRRLVSVVRRAPAVLSIGRPNVISLDVRSLARRKLHVRVQEELFPSAESDELPLEAELPPRGHATLKYRVTPSRRGAHVLGDHYVRYPSPLGLWIRQYPISARSPVKVYPDLEAVRGYELLARQDRDPAGVRASRRLGGESEFARLREYRREDEYRSIDWRATARRKKLIAREYQLESDQNVVFLIDAGRLMTAEFANLSLFDHALNATLMLSHVASRGGDKVSMMAFAEEVLAYAPLTGGARATRKIVQAGYDIEPDLAPTNYRAAFEALAVRVKKRTLVVLFTQVVDEVAAAELEKLMRGLMPRHLPLLVLLRDVDVDALALGHSGEAAALAGVGPYLRGAAAEILSFRDKLVRRLKQHGALVLDVAPGDLTPALINRYLEIKARHLL, from the coding sequence ATGGTCCCCTCGCGCGCGCTCGTCCTCCTGTTCGCGGGGCCGCTCGTCCTCTCCTTTTTCACGCTCCTCGATCGGGGATTGATCGTCCCCATGATCCTCACGGACGCCGCGATCCTCGTGCTCGCGCTCCTCGACGCCCTGCTCGCGCGGCGCCGCCTCGTCTCCGTCGTCCGTCGCGCCCCGGCCGTGCTCTCGATTGGCCGGCCCAACGTCATCTCCCTCGACGTCCGCTCCCTCGCCCGGCGCAAGCTCCACGTGCGCGTGCAGGAGGAGCTCTTTCCCTCCGCCGAGAGCGACGAGCTCCCGCTCGAAGCAGAGCTCCCGCCGCGCGGGCATGCGACCCTCAAGTATCGCGTCACGCCCTCCCGCCGCGGCGCCCACGTCCTCGGCGATCATTACGTCCGGTATCCGTCGCCCCTCGGCCTCTGGATTCGCCAGTACCCGATTTCGGCGCGCTCCCCCGTCAAGGTGTATCCCGACCTCGAAGCCGTCCGCGGCTACGAGCTGCTCGCGCGGCAGGACCGCGATCCGGCCGGCGTGCGCGCCTCGCGCCGCCTCGGCGGCGAGAGCGAGTTCGCGCGCCTCCGCGAATATCGCCGCGAGGACGAATATCGCAGCATCGACTGGCGGGCCACGGCGCGCCGCAAGAAGCTCATCGCCCGCGAGTACCAGCTCGAAAGCGACCAGAACGTCGTCTTCTTGATCGACGCCGGCCGCCTCATGACGGCCGAGTTCGCGAACCTCTCGCTCTTCGATCACGCCTTGAACGCGACGCTCATGCTCTCGCACGTCGCCTCCCGCGGCGGCGACAAGGTCTCCATGATGGCGTTCGCCGAGGAGGTCCTCGCGTATGCGCCGCTCACGGGCGGCGCCCGCGCGACGCGCAAGATCGTGCAGGCCGGCTACGACATCGAGCCCGACCTCGCCCCCACGAATTATCGAGCGGCTTTCGAGGCGCTCGCCGTCCGCGTGAAAAAGCGGACGCTCGTCGTGCTTTTCACGCAGGTCGTCGACGAGGTCGCCGCCGCCGAGCTCGAAAAGCTCATGCGCGGGCTCATGCCGCGCCATTTGCCGCTCCTCGTGCTTTTGCGCGACGTCGACGTCGACGCCCTCGCGCTGGGGCATTCCGGCGAGGCCGCGGCGCTCGCCGGCGTCGGCCCCTACCTGCGCGGCGCGGCCGCGGAGATCCTCTCGTTTCGCGACAAGCTCGTGCGCCGCCTCAAGCAACACGGCGCGCTCGTCCTCGACGTCGCGCCCGGCGACCTCACGCCCGCGCTCATCAATCGTTATCTTGAAATCAAGGCCCGGCACCTGCTGTAA
- a CDS encoding YceI family protein, which produces MRTIRFVVLAAAVPALLSLAACEDPAKDKPKATVAPASSAQAETKPATTAATTETLDVDATASTVGFIGSKVTGKHEGKFEKLAGKITLADGKAEGGKISFEVETASVKTDAADLDKHLKNADFFDVEKFPKATFTSTEIKAGGTNGATHTITGDLDLHGVKKSITFPVTITIAADAATGTAEFSINRKDFNITIAGKPDDLIRDDVLLKLTLKAPRKK; this is translated from the coding sequence ATGCGCACGATTCGATTTGTCGTTCTCGCCGCTGCCGTGCCCGCTCTGCTCTCGCTCGCGGCTTGCGAGGATCCGGCCAAGGACAAGCCCAAGGCGACGGTCGCTCCGGCCTCGTCGGCGCAGGCCGAGACCAAGCCCGCCACCACGGCGGCGACCACCGAGACGCTCGACGTCGACGCCACGGCCTCGACGGTCGGGTTCATCGGCTCGAAGGTCACCGGCAAGCACGAGGGCAAGTTCGAGAAGCTCGCCGGCAAGATCACGCTCGCGGACGGCAAGGCCGAGGGCGGCAAGATCTCGTTCGAGGTCGAGACGGCGTCGGTCAAGACCGACGCGGCCGACCTCGACAAGCACCTGAAGAACGCCGATTTCTTCGACGTCGAGAAGTTCCCCAAGGCGACGTTCACGTCGACGGAGATCAAGGCCGGCGGCACGAACGGCGCGACGCACACGATCACGGGGGATCTCGACCTCCACGGCGTGAAGAAGTCGATCACGTTCCCTGTGACGATCACGATCGCGGCGGACGCCGCCACGGGCACCGCGGAGTTCTCGATCAACCGGAAGGATTTCAACATCACGATCGCGGGCAAGCCCGACGACCTCATCCGCGACGACGTGCTGCTCAAGCTCACGCTCAAGGCACCGCGCAAGAAGTAA
- a CDS encoding RDD family protein, with protein sequence MAEPARRLQPIDTTAEIETPEHVRFHYPVAGPARRVVAWALDWLLRGAVLLVFAIIAVMGGLAIGDAVSGLSTGFLLVILFLLEWGYYTLWEVAWNGRTPGKRALDLRVVTVHGHPLRIGDSFLRNLLRAADFLPLGYAVGLVAMARDSRFRRLGDMVAGTMVIVEERRAVASTLRIDPPPTPKELASLPQRLPLSGDELEAIELFLRRKEGLGPAREEELAAMVAPLFASRMGLRNKDSARLLALLHARASERRRPL encoded by the coding sequence ATGGCGGAGCCTGCCCGACGCCTCCAGCCGATCGACACCACTGCGGAGATCGAGACGCCCGAGCACGTGCGGTTCCATTACCCCGTTGCCGGCCCTGCTCGCCGCGTCGTCGCCTGGGCGCTCGACTGGCTCCTTCGGGGCGCCGTCCTCCTCGTCTTCGCCATCATCGCCGTCATGGGTGGCCTCGCCATCGGGGATGCCGTCTCCGGCCTCTCCACCGGGTTTCTCCTGGTCATCCTTTTCCTTCTGGAGTGGGGGTATTACACGCTCTGGGAGGTCGCCTGGAATGGCCGCACGCCGGGCAAACGCGCGCTCGATCTGCGCGTCGTCACCGTCCATGGCCATCCTTTGCGGATTGGCGACAGCTTCCTCAGGAACCTCCTCCGCGCCGCGGATTTCCTCCCCCTGGGGTATGCCGTGGGCCTCGTCGCCATGGCCCGCGACAGCCGGTTTCGACGCCTCGGCGACATGGTCGCGGGCACCATGGTCATCGTCGAGGAGCGCCGCGCCGTCGCCTCTACGCTTCGGATCGATCCTCCGCCCACCCCGAAGGAGCTCGCGAGCCTCCCCCAGCGCCTCCCGCTCTCGGGTGACGAGCTCGAAGCCATCGAGCTGTTTCTTCGCCGCAAGGAAGGCCTCGGCCCTGCGCGGGAGGAGGAGCTCGCGGCCATGGTCGCGCCCCTCTTCGCGAGCCGCATGGGCCTTCGGAACAAGGACTCCGCGCGCCTCCTCGCCTTGCTCCACGCGCGCGCCAGCGAGCGCAGGAGGCCTCTGTGA
- a CDS encoding Uma2 family endonuclease, whose product MRSLATAELLPPDPMTLEEWADLDEDEPGELVDGHLQEEEVPDNLHEAVAAWLFRMLGVWGAERRAAVFGADHKLGVSQTRGRKPDVTMYAPGTRLGRGALSRTAPLLVVEVLSPRPRDVRRDRLDKRSEYARFGVKLYLLVDPEARVLELYELGADGRYVLDAFASEGKMTLPGCEGLELDLNALWAEVAWIVGDDEAEEREEPEEREAATEGDDDVV is encoded by the coding sequence ATGCGCTCCCTCGCGACCGCCGAGCTCCTCCCTCCGGACCCCATGACCCTCGAGGAATGGGCCGACCTGGACGAGGACGAGCCGGGCGAGCTCGTCGATGGTCATCTCCAAGAGGAAGAAGTGCCGGACAACCTACACGAGGCCGTTGCAGCCTGGCTATTCCGCATGCTCGGCGTATGGGGCGCCGAGCGCCGAGCGGCCGTCTTCGGCGCTGACCACAAGCTCGGCGTTTCGCAGACACGCGGACGCAAGCCCGACGTCACCATGTATGCCCCCGGGACGCGCCTCGGACGCGGCGCGCTCTCCCGCACCGCGCCCCTGCTCGTCGTCGAGGTCCTCTCTCCCCGCCCCCGCGACGTCCGACGGGATCGCCTGGACAAGCGCTCGGAGTACGCCCGCTTTGGTGTCAAGCTCTACCTGCTCGTCGACCCCGAAGCCCGCGTGCTGGAGCTCTACGAGCTTGGCGCGGACGGGCGTTACGTCCTCGATGCCTTCGCCTCGGAAGGCAAAATGACGCTCCCTGGATGCGAGGGACTCGAGCTCGATCTCAACGCCCTGTGGGCCGAGGTCGCGTGGATCGTCGGCGACGACGAGGCCGAGGAACGCGAGGAGCCCGAGGAGCGCGAAGCGGCCACGGAAGGCGACGACGACGTCGTTTGA
- a CDS encoding MopE-related protein — MDSSHPCMGDVVPSPELCDGVDNDCDGAVDEGDPEAGTPCVVPGQFGVCAQGSSKCFNGQIVCAQLVQPSPEVCDARDNDCNNVVDDNPPALCPGPGVCFGGTCQTVMCIVCGEPPCLPCGEGEPCMKDAECASGMCHAGKCVASINGCDVTTAVEKTTVPSVEITFPGPGLVFSPACVKVKVGTNVTFSGDFSLYPLEGGHVENGAVIPAAAGPFVPATNAGTSTTFTMGKAGTFPYVSPAHANAGMIGAVFVVP, encoded by the coding sequence ATGGACTCGTCCCACCCATGTATGGGCGACGTCGTGCCGTCGCCGGAGTTATGCGACGGTGTGGACAACGATTGCGACGGCGCGGTGGACGAGGGAGATCCTGAGGCAGGGACGCCCTGCGTGGTCCCGGGGCAGTTCGGCGTGTGCGCGCAGGGGTCGTCGAAATGTTTCAACGGACAGATCGTCTGCGCGCAGCTCGTCCAGCCGTCCCCCGAGGTGTGCGACGCACGCGACAACGATTGCAACAACGTCGTCGACGACAATCCTCCTGCGCTCTGCCCGGGCCCCGGCGTTTGCTTCGGTGGCACGTGCCAAACCGTCATGTGTATCGTCTGCGGAGAGCCGCCCTGTCTCCCCTGCGGCGAGGGCGAGCCCTGCATGAAAGACGCGGAGTGCGCCAGTGGCATGTGTCATGCCGGCAAGTGCGTCGCCTCGATCAACGGTTGTGATGTGACGACGGCCGTCGAGAAGACGACCGTCCCTTCCGTGGAGATCACGTTTCCCGGGCCCGGGCTCGTGTTCTCCCCGGCGTGCGTCAAGGTGAAGGTCGGGACGAACGTGACCTTTTCGGGGGATTTTTCCCTTTACCCGCTCGAAGGCGGGCACGTGGAGAATGGCGCCGTGATCCCCGCCGCCGCCGGGCCCTTCGTCCCCGCGACGAACGCTGGGACCTCGACGACGTTCACGATGGGCAAGGCGGGCACGTTCCCGTACGTCTCGCCCGCCCACGCGAATGCCGGGATGATCGGGGCGGTCTTCGTGGTCCCCTGA
- a CDS encoding stage II sporulation protein M — protein sequence MRSQDEIVAARNADWRELETLVSRAEALHHLDGPSISRAAALYRALSGDLVLCRARCTPDLVAYLDNLAGRAHSALYGAEPFRLPAFGSLLTRDFPRALRKNASFFALSTALFLIPCAIGIVLALFVPDAASQILPRSMLDGMADMYSKGFDEGRGEGADSAMAGFYVRNNVGIAFRCFATGIFFGLGSVFYLIYNGLNIGMVTGWVTAAGFGRNIGTFMCGHGPFELTAIVVAGAAGLRMGHSLVVTQGRTRLGSLRESAPDIVHLVVGAAVMLLLAAGIEGFWSPSAAPPPVKWAVATLFSLLVTAYFLFAGRERARTP from the coding sequence GTGAGGAGCCAGGACGAGATCGTCGCGGCGCGGAATGCCGATTGGCGCGAGCTCGAAACCCTCGTCTCGCGCGCCGAGGCCCTCCACCACCTCGACGGCCCCTCCATTTCCCGCGCCGCTGCGTTGTATCGGGCCCTCTCGGGTGACCTCGTCCTCTGCCGCGCCCGCTGCACGCCCGACCTCGTCGCCTACCTCGACAACCTCGCCGGCCGCGCGCACAGCGCCCTTTATGGCGCCGAGCCGTTTCGCCTTCCGGCCTTCGGCTCCCTCCTCACCCGTGACTTCCCCCGCGCGCTCCGCAAGAACGCCTCGTTTTTCGCCCTCTCGACCGCGCTCTTCCTGATCCCCTGCGCCATTGGCATCGTCCTCGCGCTCTTCGTCCCCGACGCGGCTTCGCAGATCCTCCCGCGCAGCATGCTCGACGGCATGGCCGACATGTATTCGAAGGGCTTCGACGAGGGCCGCGGCGAGGGGGCCGACTCCGCGATGGCCGGGTTTTACGTCAGGAACAACGTCGGCATCGCGTTTCGTTGTTTCGCCACCGGCATCTTCTTCGGCCTCGGCAGCGTCTTTTACCTCATCTACAACGGCCTCAACATCGGCATGGTCACCGGCTGGGTCACGGCCGCCGGGTTTGGCCGGAACATCGGCACGTTCATGTGTGGTCATGGCCCCTTCGAGCTCACGGCCATCGTCGTCGCGGGCGCCGCGGGGCTCCGCATGGGGCATTCCCTCGTCGTCACGCAGGGCCGCACCCGCCTCGGATCGCTCCGCGAGAGCGCGCCCGACATCGTTCACCTTGTCGTGGGTGCGGCCGTCATGTTGCTCCTCGCCGCGGGCATCGAGGGATTCTGGTCCCCCTCGGCCGCGCCGCCGCCCGTCAAATGGGCCGTCGCGACCCTCTTCTCCTTGCTCGTCACGGCGTATTTCCTTTTCGCCGGCCGTGAGCGCGCGAGGACACCTTGA
- a CDS encoding RNA polymerase sigma factor, protein MEDAPAPAPELASVHARHAEYVFASLQRLGVRGVALEDAHQEVFLVVHRRLSSYDGRSSMPAWLFGICRRVAAAHRRKAHLRHEVSVDPDWDIEDSEADPEQALARGQERREVERVLDMLDLDKRVVLVMYEIEGIECDRIAAQLGIPVGTVYSRLHAARRDFEKAMTRSVRAAGRR, encoded by the coding sequence ATGGAGGACGCTCCCGCGCCTGCGCCCGAGCTCGCCTCCGTGCACGCGCGCCACGCCGAGTATGTCTTCGCCTCCCTGCAGCGCCTCGGCGTGCGCGGCGTGGCGCTCGAAGACGCGCACCAGGAGGTCTTTCTCGTCGTCCACCGCCGCCTTTCCTCGTACGACGGCCGCTCCAGCATGCCCGCGTGGCTCTTCGGCATTTGCCGGCGTGTCGCGGCGGCGCACCGGCGCAAGGCCCACCTGCGGCACGAGGTCTCCGTGGACCCCGACTGGGACATCGAGGACAGCGAGGCCGATCCCGAGCAGGCGCTCGCGCGTGGGCAGGAGCGCCGCGAGGTCGAGCGGGTCCTCGACATGCTCGACCTCGACAAACGCGTGGTGCTCGTCATGTACGAGATCGAGGGCATCGAATGCGACCGCATCGCGGCGCAGCTCGGGATCCCCGTCGGCACGGTGTATTCACGTCTTCATGCGGCGCGGCGTGATTTCGAGAAGGCGATGACGCGCTCCGTGCGCGCGGCGGGGCGGCGCTGA